A single window of Pseudobdellovibrionaceae bacterium DNA harbors:
- a CDS encoding DUF1275 domain-containing protein, whose product MLSQGFSLNHFSRLNFVIWCSLAFQAGAINAGGFLASHRFVSHVTGFATLFGSEMAFGHWTAALWIMTVPGFFITGGIVSALFIDRRLSRNRRPQYTQVIFLVGLVLIAVAVLGSTGQFSRFGESLDLSQDYKLLALLCLACGMQNAAVTSASGAVIRTTHLTGITTDLSIGLVRIFSKHLSEDTLTIERRKAGIRIGLIGSFIAGSLAGSVFFLQFEYLGFLFPATISVVMSFMGILFRTSSRGGRKIG is encoded by the coding sequence ATGCTATCGCAGGGCTTCTCGCTCAACCATTTTAGTCGGCTAAACTTTGTCATTTGGTGTTCGCTCGCATTTCAGGCCGGCGCGATCAACGCTGGCGGATTCCTCGCCAGTCACCGTTTCGTCTCCCACGTCACGGGCTTCGCGACCCTCTTCGGCAGCGAAATGGCGTTCGGTCATTGGACCGCCGCCCTCTGGATCATGACGGTCCCGGGATTTTTCATCACGGGCGGCATCGTTTCGGCGCTGTTCATCGATCGTCGACTGTCGCGCAACCGCCGTCCCCAATATACCCAGGTCATCTTTCTGGTGGGACTCGTCCTGATCGCGGTCGCGGTCTTGGGTTCAACCGGCCAGTTCAGCCGCTTCGGCGAATCCCTCGATCTGAGCCAAGACTACAAACTGCTGGCCCTTTTGTGCCTGGCCTGCGGAATGCAGAATGCGGCGGTCACGTCGGCTTCCGGCGCGGTCATCCGCACGACCCACCTGACGGGGATCACCACGGATCTCAGTATCGGGCTCGTGCGGATCTTCTCGAAACATCTGAGCGAAGACACACTGACCATCGAGCGACGCAAGGCCGGCATTCGTATCGGTCTCATCGGCAGTTTTATCGCGGGCTCACTTGCCGGATCCGTCTTTTTCCTTCAGTTTGAGTATTTGGGCTTTCTGTTTCCGGCCACGATCTCTGTCGTGATGTCGTTCATGGGAATCCTGTTCCGCACTTCTTCCCGTGGAGGCCGAAAAATTGGTTGA